In Bythopirellula goksoeyrii, a single window of DNA contains:
- a CDS encoding DUF1559 domain-containing protein has translation MKLLRRKDQGFTLVELLVVIAIIGVLVALLLPAVQAAREAARRTQCVNNQKQIGLALLNYEGTNGNLPAGRHGCDGAVEPSVSGCEQDSSILRSSMSGFVKILPYLEQQAIYDALDLSSQNRIIWPIGASSEEADGYTSWATPQIQQALNTRPDMFVCPSAGSEPITDSLVYQNAELPPATGDYVLNMGHRGPSWGRDFFGVKTDNSGLFFYIREIELREIEDGTSNTFFGGETLDSHVIDSSNIWSSAVRHLDGMRTTDNPVNTPAGPDFVDFVKMHRKRVPPDRPYFAACAFGSRHSRGANFFFADGHVEFISEDISPIPYNAYATRASQELNDEYAQEQ, from the coding sequence GTGAAATTACTTCGACGCAAAGACCAGGGCTTTACTTTAGTAGAACTTCTGGTCGTGATCGCAATTATCGGAGTGCTTGTTGCACTTTTGCTGCCAGCAGTCCAAGCTGCGCGCGAGGCTGCCCGGCGAACTCAGTGCGTCAACAATCAAAAGCAGATTGGTTTAGCGCTGTTGAACTATGAAGGCACGAATGGAAATTTACCCGCCGGGCGTCATGGCTGCGACGGAGCGGTAGAGCCTTCGGTGAGTGGCTGTGAGCAAGACTCAAGTATTCTGCGATCGTCAATGAGTGGGTTTGTAAAGATACTCCCCTATTTGGAGCAACAAGCGATTTATGACGCACTTGATCTAAGCAGTCAAAATAGAATTATCTGGCCAATTGGAGCCTCCTCCGAAGAGGCCGACGGTTACACCTCTTGGGCAACTCCGCAGATTCAACAAGCCCTGAACACGCGACCGGATATGTTCGTTTGTCCGAGTGCTGGTTCTGAACCCATCACTGATTCACTGGTTTATCAGAACGCGGAGCTTCCTCCGGCCACCGGAGACTATGTCCTCAACATGGGTCACCGGGGTCCCAGTTGGGGCAGAGATTTCTTTGGAGTGAAAACGGATAATTCCGGCCTGTTTTTCTATATTCGAGAAATCGAGTTGCGAGAAATCGAAGACGGAACAAGCAATACGTTTTTTGGTGGAGAGACCTTGGATAGTCACGTGATCGATAGTAGCAACATTTGGTCCTCTGCCGTCCGTCATTTGGACGGCATGCGAACGACTGACAATCCCGTAAATACGCCCGCGGGACCAGATTTTGTGGATTTCGTCAAGATGCATCGGAAGAGAGTCCCGCCCGACAGACCGTATTTTGCAGCATGCGCATTTGGAAGTCGGCATTCGAGGGGTGCGAATTTTTTCTTCGCCGATGGCCATGTGGAGTTCATTTCAGAGGATATTTCCCCGATTCCATACAACGCCTATGCAACGAGGGCCAGTCAAGAATTAAATGATGAATATGCCCAAGAACAGTAG
- a CDS encoding PEP-CTERM sorting domain-containing protein has protein sequence MCRKIVGLASIFFCSCALMTTASYGQLDGLYEFDGGGDGTSWDDAANWEQKLDAFGNPISGDPATPPSPTTSADIPLLGVVLVDNTQPGQTALDVNIGTSAGNGSAFITGGDLTVRDMNVGSDSGGINIGLLSMSGGTLAAGDDITLGNGSVGVMTMSGGTASTGDDFVINSNSSLTMTGGAINIGDRLVTEDNAGIVLSNGDIFADDDFFFFGNSQITVNGGSMIVNDKLRFDDDDSFSGKLTINDGFVRSNEFGVEVDGLLTDFRGEVEINGSGLFQVEESGGPSSPISQLSLGTARDLIAEGVHFTTSEPAPKKLGAFLVTVPSFDGNTNVSFVQISVVPEPASVLLLGLGTLALVLRRKNQVA, from the coding sequence ATGTGTAGAAAAATTGTTGGTTTAGCTTCTATTTTCTTTTGTTCTTGCGCTCTTATGACGACCGCCAGTTATGGCCAGTTGGATGGCCTCTATGAATTCGACGGAGGTGGCGATGGCACTTCCTGGGATGACGCAGCCAACTGGGAGCAAAAACTGGATGCCTTCGGCAATCCCATCAGTGGTGACCCTGCTACACCCCCGAGTCCGACCACATCGGCGGACATTCCACTACTAGGCGTTGTTCTAGTTGATAACACACAGCCAGGTCAAACCGCGCTGGACGTAAACATTGGTACTTCTGCTGGGAATGGTTCTGCCTTCATTACAGGTGGAGACTTAACAGTTCGCGACATGAATGTTGGCAGTGATTCTGGTGGAATTAATATTGGTTTGTTGTCCATGTCTGGAGGCACTCTAGCGGCCGGCGACGATATCACTCTGGGAAATGGTTCTGTGGGTGTGATGACGATGTCAGGTGGTACAGCAAGTACCGGAGATGATTTCGTCATTAACTCTAACAGCTCACTCACCATGACCGGTGGTGCTATTAATATCGGCGATCGACTGGTTACGGAGGATAATGCTGGGATTGTGCTAAGTAATGGGGACATCTTCGCCGATGACGATTTCTTCTTCTTCGGCAACTCCCAAATCACCGTCAATGGCGGTTCAATGATTGTGAATGACAAGCTTCGATTCGACGATGATGACAGCTTCAGCGGAAAGCTGACGATCAACGATGGTTTCGTGCGCAGCAATGAGTTTGGAGTAGAAGTTGATGGGCTGCTCACCGATTTTCGTGGTGAAGTAGAAATTAATGGCTCTGGCCTCTTTCAAGTTGAAGAAAGCGGCGGTCCTAGCAGTCCTATCAGCCAATTGAGCCTCGGCACAGCACGTGATCTTATTGCCGAAGGCGTTCATTTCACTACCAGCGAGCCAGCACCTAAGAAACTGGGGGCATTTTTGGTCACGGTCCCCAGCTTTGACGGCAACACGAATGTCTCGTTTGTTCAAATCTCGGTAGTTCCTGAACCAGCTTCCGTGTTGTTACTTGGTCTCGGTACTTTGGCACTCGTATTAAGGCGTAAGAACCAAGTAGCCTAA
- the dctP gene encoding TRAP transporter substrate-binding protein DctP — translation MSSSKHILPFQLAILLLAIVSVSIGCGRTAQHPPESDHQIWRFAIEESEGSVQHVYATQFKRQIEAATSGGVEVVVYPYGTLGTSTQITEQLNLGALEFAMASPGSIGKFIPETQVFLLHFVLSNSDIVNQQILSSPEVLETFDTLYRDKGLKLLSIFPEGEMVWTTQKEVRSPKDFQGVKIRVMTSPMLIDAYAAYGASPTPLPYAEVYSALQLGMVDAQVNPIFAIERQKFFEVTEWLIFPGHAHFVTTVVANQEFYDNLSEEDQAIVDQTIADLNDYIFEQQVQFQSDRLKAIVREMQQKRAKLNICGDLSDFIESLSTQERQELIDDNPFLNITPALTPAERERFQQASKEARKTFLQIGGPKADEILSLIRQVKNRVLDNAAQVEPQSESRLPGPE, via the coding sequence ATGTCGAGTTCCAAGCACATACTTCCGTTTCAGTTGGCAATCCTCTTGCTGGCAATTGTTAGTGTGAGCATCGGTTGCGGTCGAACTGCACAGCACCCACCAGAGTCGGATCACCAGATCTGGCGATTTGCCATCGAAGAATCGGAGGGAAGTGTCCAGCATGTGTATGCCACGCAGTTCAAGCGACAGATTGAAGCTGCGACGTCAGGTGGTGTCGAAGTGGTCGTCTACCCCTATGGTACGCTCGGCACCTCGACTCAAATCACAGAGCAGCTCAATCTGGGTGCGTTGGAATTCGCCATGGCTTCACCGGGATCGATCGGCAAGTTTATTCCCGAGACACAGGTGTTTCTGCTTCATTTCGTCTTGTCGAACAGCGACATCGTGAATCAACAAATATTATCGTCGCCAGAGGTGTTGGAAACATTCGATACGCTCTATAGGGATAAGGGATTGAAGCTGCTCTCCATTTTTCCCGAGGGCGAGATGGTATGGACGACGCAGAAAGAAGTCCGTTCGCCCAAGGATTTTCAAGGCGTGAAAATCCGGGTGATGACCTCACCGATGTTGATTGATGCCTATGCAGCCTACGGTGCCAGCCCCACGCCGCTGCCTTATGCCGAGGTTTACAGTGCCCTCCAACTAGGAATGGTCGACGCTCAGGTGAATCCGATTTTTGCCATTGAGCGGCAGAAATTCTTCGAGGTGACCGAGTGGCTCATCTTCCCGGGACACGCTCACTTCGTTACCACAGTCGTCGCGAATCAGGAATTCTACGATAATCTCTCTGAAGAAGATCAAGCTATCGTTGACCAAACGATAGCCGATCTCAACGACTACATATTCGAGCAGCAAGTGCAATTCCAGTCGGATCGACTCAAGGCAATCGTTCGCGAGATGCAGCAAAAACGGGCGAAGCTCAATATCTGCGGCGATCTGTCAGATTTTATTGAAAGTCTATCCACGCAGGAGCGACAGGAACTCATTGACGACAATCCGTTCTTAAACATCACTCCCGCATTAACGCCAGCAGAGCGCGAAAGATTTCAGCAAGCTAGCAAGGAAGCGAGAAAAACGTTTCTCCAAATCGGGGGACCCAAGGCAGACGAGATCCTAAGCCTCATTCGCCAGGTCAAGAACCGTGTGCTAGATAACGCAGCACAAGTTGAGCCTCAGAGCGAAAGCCGCTTACCAGGGCCAGAATAA
- a CDS encoding MarC family protein, with translation METLFIDSVVLMAVLFNPFFMSACLRDIMSELSLREFFGVLLRAFAMSAAVFCLFAFGGDQLFSHVLQVRFAAFLVFGGILFLIISLRYMVFGAKMIETLRGPPEHLAGSLAMPFMIGPGTVSASVLIGNRLPLGLAFLAIVVAIVISCLFLMIAKVLFDYVKKRNEAIVQRYMEISGRVAALLIGSIAVDMIMRGIEMWLQESSIL, from the coding sequence ATGGAAACGTTGTTTATTGATTCTGTGGTTTTGATGGCCGTGCTGTTCAATCCATTCTTTATGAGTGCGTGCCTGCGCGACATCATGTCGGAGTTGTCTTTAAGAGAATTCTTTGGCGTATTGCTGCGAGCATTCGCCATGAGTGCGGCAGTATTCTGCCTCTTTGCCTTTGGAGGAGACCAGTTATTTTCACACGTGCTTCAGGTGAGATTTGCCGCGTTCTTGGTTTTCGGTGGAATTTTATTTCTGATCATCTCGCTTCGCTACATGGTGTTCGGTGCCAAGATGATTGAAACTCTTCGCGGCCCACCAGAACATCTGGCCGGCTCGCTGGCAATGCCGTTCATGATTGGCCCGGGGACAGTCAGCGCGAGCGTACTGATCGGAAATCGACTGCCATTAGGGCTAGCCTTTCTGGCAATCGTGGTAGCTATTGTGATCAGTTGCCTGTTCCTCATGATAGCCAAAGTGCTGTTTGACTACGTAAAGAAGCGCAACGAGGCGATTGTCCAAAGATACATGGAAATCAGTGGTCGCGTCGCAGCGCTCCTCATCGGCTCCATCGCAGTCGACATGATCATGCGCGGCATCGAAATGTGGCTGCAAGAGAGTTCGATTCTATAA
- a CDS encoding TRAP transporter large permease, whose protein sequence is MAMLIAGLLLVLLFMGFPMMVPLAASALAVLWCYFPGDITPAILIQQWIGGVTPAALIAVPMFILAADIMTRGQAADRLLDMVMSFVGHVRGGLPMTTAVSCALFGAMSGSTQATVVAIGGPLRPRLLQAGYSESFSTALIINASDIALLIPPSIGMIVYGVVSGTSIGELFVAGVGPGLLILAMFCAYCYFLSDPSVVESATKASAEQKIRAVRRSLLPLGFPVIILGGIYTGIFSPTEAAAVSVLYAAFLELVVYRELSWRDLPNVALSTGLVTGVVFVLVGAGAAFSWVISFAQLPQDLLAEVGLNANSGYWTIMLSICVAYFVGCMFVDPIVVILILTPIFHPIAVAADIDPVLVGVVVTLQVAIGSATPPFGCDIFTAIAIFRQPYWQVIRGTPPFIVILLSAAFILLTFPGVALLLRDLAYTQ, encoded by the coding sequence ATGGCTATGCTCATCGCGGGGCTCTTGTTGGTATTGCTCTTCATGGGTTTTCCAATGATGGTTCCTCTCGCGGCTTCAGCCTTAGCCGTGTTGTGGTGCTACTTTCCGGGGGACATCACTCCGGCGATCCTCATTCAACAGTGGATCGGTGGCGTGACTCCCGCTGCTCTGATTGCCGTGCCCATGTTCATTCTGGCTGCCGACATTATGACTCGTGGTCAGGCCGCCGACCGTTTACTCGACATGGTGATGAGCTTTGTTGGCCATGTTCGGGGCGGCTTGCCGATGACCACGGCCGTTAGCTGTGCGTTATTTGGTGCGATGTCCGGCTCGACCCAGGCTACGGTCGTTGCAATCGGAGGTCCGCTTCGGCCACGGCTTCTTCAGGCGGGATACTCCGAATCCTTCTCAACCGCATTAATAATCAATGCCAGTGATATCGCCTTGTTGATCCCCCCTAGCATCGGGATGATCGTCTATGGTGTCGTCTCGGGCACCTCCATAGGCGAGTTGTTTGTTGCCGGAGTGGGGCCAGGCTTGCTGATACTAGCCATGTTTTGCGCCTATTGTTATTTCCTCTCGGATCCGAGCGTTGTCGAGTCTGCGACCAAAGCCAGCGCAGAGCAAAAGATTCGTGCGGTCCGACGCAGCCTTCTGCCTTTGGGTTTCCCGGTAATTATCCTGGGAGGGATATATACGGGAATCTTCAGTCCCACCGAGGCAGCCGCCGTGTCGGTGCTCTATGCAGCCTTCCTGGAACTCGTCGTCTATCGCGAACTTTCCTGGCGAGATCTGCCGAATGTTGCCCTCTCGACTGGTCTGGTTACAGGGGTTGTTTTCGTCTTGGTCGGCGCAGGGGCCGCCTTTTCGTGGGTCATTTCTTTCGCACAGCTTCCTCAGGACCTGTTGGCAGAAGTTGGCCTGAATGCCAACTCGGGCTATTGGACCATCATGCTTTCTATCTGTGTGGCCTACTTTGTTGGCTGCATGTTTGTCGACCCGATCGTGGTCATCTTGATTCTCACCCCGATTTTTCACCCCATCGCAGTCGCTGCGGATATCGACCCCGTGCTAGTTGGCGTTGTTGTCACGTTGCAAGTGGCCATCGGTTCGGCCACGCCTCCCTTTGGATGTGATATATTCACCGCGATTGCCATTTTTCGACAGCCCTACTGGCAGGTCATCCGTGGCACGCCGCCATTCATCGTGATTTTACTCTCCGCGGCGTTTATTCTGCTTACATTTCCAGGCGTTGCCCTACTATTGCGGGACTTGGCTTATACTCAATAG
- a CDS encoding TRAP transporter small permease — MKYIITTVSSLLQKVEAIILSSAILGIAVLTIANVVTRTLFGTSIALAEEVSQFLIIVVTFVGLSYAASLGRHIRMTALSDQLSSRGRMRMANLVQATTALLMFVLCGYACTYVHAVYRLGGVYPVTRIPYYMVYLIVPLGFLLAGCQFALSAIKGLTGQSDELPVTPPNPLEQKAGV, encoded by the coding sequence ATGAAATACATCATCACAACCGTTTCGTCTCTACTTCAAAAGGTTGAAGCGATTATTCTGTCATCCGCGATTCTTGGAATTGCCGTGCTGACAATCGCGAATGTTGTAACTCGCACATTGTTCGGAACGAGTATTGCTTTGGCAGAGGAAGTGTCTCAGTTTCTCATCATTGTCGTGACTTTCGTTGGCCTGAGCTACGCTGCTAGTTTGGGCCGTCATATTCGTATGACCGCTCTGAGCGATCAATTGTCCAGTCGCGGACGGATGAGGATGGCAAATCTTGTCCAAGCGACAACGGCGCTGTTGATGTTTGTACTCTGTGGCTACGCCTGCACCTATGTGCATGCCGTGTACAGGCTAGGGGGCGTCTATCCGGTGACCCGAATTCCCTATTACATGGTCTATCTTATCGTTCCCCTCGGTTTCCTGCTTGCTGGTTGCCAGTTTGCTTTATCGGCAATCAAGGGGTTGACCGGACAAAGCGATGAGCTGCCAGTCACACCTCCCAATCCCCTTGAGCAGAAAGCCGGAGTCTAA
- the ectA gene encoding diaminobutyrate acetyltransferase produces MRNPTPRDAKEILNLVRESGTLDENSCYAYLLLCDHFRNTCLVAELEEKIAGFVAAYRPPTRPQSVFVWQIGVALSSRKHGLAKYLLRHLLALPATEGVRFLEATVTPSNVPSQRLFKSFADEVHAPLEIVTGFESEHFDTPSHEEESLFRIGPIRADLDSINS; encoded by the coding sequence GTGCGCAATCCCACGCCTAGGGATGCAAAAGAGATTCTGAATCTGGTGCGCGAATCGGGCACGCTGGATGAGAACTCGTGTTACGCTTATTTGCTGCTTTGTGACCATTTTCGGAATACGTGCCTGGTCGCTGAATTGGAGGAAAAAATTGCGGGCTTTGTTGCCGCCTATCGTCCTCCTACCCGCCCTCAAAGCGTGTTCGTCTGGCAAATCGGCGTGGCATTGAGCAGCCGAAAACATGGCCTTGCGAAGTACCTCTTACGTCACCTGTTGGCATTGCCAGCAACTGAGGGTGTTCGTTTCTTGGAGGCAACAGTAACGCCTTCGAATGTTCCCTCGCAACGACTGTTTAAGTCCTTTGCTGACGAAGTTCATGCTCCGCTCGAAATAGTGACCGGGTTTGAGAGCGAGCACTTCGACACACCTTCCCACGAAGAGGAATCCCTCTTTCGGATCGGCCCCATTCGGGCTGATCTAGATTCTATTAATTCTTAA
- the ectB gene encoding diaminobutyrate--2-oxoglutarate transaminase yields the protein MEHTENIFERLESEVRSYCRGWPVVFEESYGHTVIDESGREYIDFFAGAGALNYGHNNPVLKAKLLDYISGNGISHSLDMMTEAKSDFLEAMDERILSPRNLDYKVMFPGPTGTNSVEAALKLARQITGRTNVIAFTNAFHGMTLGSLALTGNGSKRDGAGVPLGNVTRMPYHRYLDDTDTIDLLAKHLEDTSSGVDMPAALILELVQAEGGVNVATNPWLRRLEKLLKEHGVLLIVDDIQAGCGRTGTFFSFESAGLDPDIVCLSKSLSGYGTPMAVTMFRRELDQWEPGKHNGTFRGHNLAFVTATAALHEYWQDDALTNQIKKKANIMRGVLDKIAEQVPEEAQQVRGRGMIQGIEFKDPATAGAICAAAFNRGLLIETSGASDEVLKLLPPLTIEESALTQGLEILQESVEEALVSIGN from the coding sequence ATGGAGCATACTGAAAATATATTCGAGCGTCTTGAATCTGAAGTCCGATCTTACTGCCGTGGATGGCCGGTCGTTTTTGAAGAGTCGTATGGTCACACAGTAATTGACGAATCGGGACGAGAGTACATCGACTTCTTCGCAGGTGCAGGGGCGCTCAATTATGGACACAACAACCCGGTCCTCAAAGCGAAGCTGCTGGATTATATCAGCGGGAACGGAATCTCTCATTCGCTGGACATGATGACCGAAGCAAAAAGCGACTTCCTGGAAGCGATGGACGAACGAATTTTATCGCCTCGCAACTTGGACTACAAAGTCATGTTCCCCGGGCCAACGGGCACAAACTCGGTGGAGGCGGCGCTCAAACTGGCAAGACAAATCACGGGAAGAACGAACGTCATTGCTTTCACCAACGCCTTCCACGGCATGACTCTCGGTTCACTAGCCTTGACAGGTAATGGCAGCAAACGCGACGGGGCCGGCGTCCCTTTAGGCAACGTAACACGCATGCCCTACCATCGCTACTTGGACGACACCGACACAATCGATCTGTTGGCGAAACATCTGGAAGACACGAGTAGCGGCGTCGATATGCCCGCGGCATTGATCCTGGAGCTGGTACAAGCCGAAGGGGGAGTCAATGTAGCGACCAACCCCTGGCTGCGACGCTTGGAGAAACTGCTAAAGGAACATGGCGTGTTGCTGATCGTGGACGACATTCAAGCAGGATGTGGTCGGACGGGCACCTTCTTCAGCTTCGAATCCGCCGGGCTTGATCCAGACATCGTCTGTCTCTCCAAAAGTCTCTCCGGGTATGGAACTCCCATGGCAGTCACCATGTTTCGGCGTGAACTCGATCAGTGGGAGCCAGGAAAACACAACGGCACGTTCCGCGGCCACAACCTAGCCTTTGTGACGGCCACTGCCGCACTCCACGAGTACTGGCAAGACGATGCGTTGACCAATCAAATCAAGAAAAAGGCAAACATAATGCGAGGTGTGCTCGACAAAATTGCCGAGCAGGTGCCCGAGGAAGCCCAGCAGGTTCGCGGCCGAGGGATGATACAAGGAATTGAATTTAAAGACCCCGCCACAGCAGGAGCAATTTGTGCTGCCGCCTTCAACCGTGGCCTGCTCATCGAAACTTCAGGTGCCAGTGACGAAGTCTTGAAGCTATTGCCACCACTGACAATTGAAGAAAGTGCATTGACCCAGGGACTCGAAATCTTGCAAGAGAGCGTCGAGGAAGCCTTGGTCAGCATTGGAAATTGA
- a CDS encoding ectoine synthase — protein sequence MIVRSLNDLQDMGRVVSAEGWTSQRLLLQEDGMGFSMHDTIIEAGAVLEMHYKNHLEAVYCVEGEGNVFSVLTETNFPIQAGTIYALDQNDKHVLTATKTMRMICVFNPPLVGPESHDDEGAYPLLTAATPCEASV from the coding sequence ATGATTGTGCGGTCACTCAATGACTTGCAAGATATGGGACGTGTAGTATCAGCCGAAGGATGGACGAGCCAACGTCTTCTGCTGCAAGAAGATGGCATGGGTTTTTCTATGCACGACACGATCATCGAGGCAGGGGCTGTTTTGGAAATGCACTATAAGAACCATCTGGAAGCGGTGTACTGTGTCGAGGGTGAAGGTAACGTCTTCTCAGTCTTGACAGAGACGAACTTCCCGATTCAGGCGGGAACCATCTATGCACTCGATCAGAACGACAAGCATGTGCTAACCGCAACGAAGACGATGCGGATGATATGTGTCTTCAATCCCCCTTTGGTTGGACCAGAGTCCCACGATGACGAAGGTGCCTATCCTCTGTTGACTGCAGCTACGCCATGTGAGGCTAGCGTTTAG
- the thpD gene encoding ectoine hydroxylase, with amino-acid sequence MTTSIAIADPYHSRQGSFWECVEREDPVVWGKADGPLSTSKLDQYHENGFYFDQDLFSATESSELLAEANRLADLADPADAEVVVEPNNRAVRSVFRVHQKSDLFRSICCDPRIVKVARQFLGGDVYLHQTRVNFKPGFNGKEFFWHSDFETWHVEDGMPRMRAVSVSIALTENNEFNGPLMVVPGSHHWFVRCVGETPEKHFEQSLKKQEYGVPDQEALQMLVDKGGIQAPKGEAGSAIFFECNLMHGSSGNLSPYPRSNLFMVFNSVENAVQEPFGNRPPRPEFLAERDFTPLEG; translated from the coding sequence ATGACAACTTCAATAGCTATTGCCGACCCCTATCACTCGCGTCAGGGAAGTTTCTGGGAATGTGTCGAGCGCGAAGATCCCGTTGTGTGGGGAAAAGCCGATGGACCGCTATCCACTTCGAAGCTTGACCAATACCACGAAAACGGATTTTATTTCGATCAGGATCTCTTCTCAGCAACTGAGTCTTCAGAACTGCTAGCCGAAGCAAATCGCCTGGCGGACTTGGCAGATCCTGCCGATGCCGAAGTCGTTGTTGAACCGAACAATCGGGCTGTACGTTCCGTGTTTCGCGTTCATCAAAAGAGCGATCTCTTTCGCTCAATATGCTGCGATCCAAGAATAGTCAAAGTTGCTCGACAATTCCTGGGTGGTGATGTGTATCTCCATCAGACTCGGGTCAATTTCAAGCCAGGGTTCAACGGTAAAGAGTTCTTCTGGCACTCCGATTTCGAAACATGGCACGTTGAGGATGGTATGCCACGTATGCGAGCTGTGAGCGTCTCAATCGCGTTGACGGAGAACAACGAGTTCAACGGGCCCTTGATGGTAGTCCCCGGTTCGCATCATTGGTTTGTCCGTTGCGTCGGCGAGACGCCGGAGAAACATTTTGAGCAATCACTGAAGAAGCAAGAATATGGCGTACCCGATCAAGAGGCCCTGCAGATGCTCGTCGACAAAGGCGGCATTCAGGCTCCTAAGGGAGAAGCCGGTTCCGCAATTTTCTTTGAGTGCAATCTGATGCATGGATCGTCAGGCAACTTGAGCCCCTACCCTCGCTCAAACTTGTTTATGGTTTTCAACAGTGTGGAGAATGCCGTGCAGGAGCCATTTGGAAATAGGCCACCTCGACCGGAGTTTCTTGCCGAACGCGACTTCACTCCCCTGGAAGGATAG
- a CDS encoding MarR family winged helix-turn-helix transcriptional regulator, producing the protein MPSGKQLKRPRRSASTATVDDVLADAILRAIRRILRRTAEHSQHVFNESGLTVPQLLCLRLIGQAPANGELTAVQLAEIIQLSPATISRILDRLESQELIVRNRSQEDRRRVSLKLTRSGRKNLDKLPTPLQEEFLQRLQELPEKKRTALLNSLEQIVEMMGAGEMDAAPVLATGVHVKPER; encoded by the coding sequence ATGCCAAGTGGAAAGCAATTAAAACGACCTCGGCGCAGTGCATCGACTGCAACGGTAGACGATGTGCTGGCAGATGCCATTCTACGTGCCATTCGTCGAATTCTTCGCAGGACGGCGGAGCACTCCCAGCATGTGTTCAATGAGTCGGGACTGACCGTTCCACAGCTATTGTGTTTGCGACTGATTGGACAAGCGCCTGCCAATGGTGAGCTAACCGCTGTGCAACTGGCGGAGATCATACAGCTTTCGCCGGCTACAATCTCGCGCATTCTTGACCGACTCGAATCCCAGGAGCTTATTGTACGCAATAGAAGTCAGGAGGATCGCCGTCGGGTAAGTTTGAAGCTGACCCGGAGCGGGCGAAAGAATCTCGACAAGCTACCGACGCCGCTGCAAGAAGAATTCTTGCAGCGACTTCAAGAACTTCCCGAGAAAAAAAGGACAGCATTACTCAATTCGCTGGAGCAGATTGTTGAAATGATGGGAGCTGGGGAAATGGACGCCGCCCCGGTGCTTGCGACAGGGGTTCACGTGAAACCAGAGCGATGA